Part of the Zingiber officinale cultivar Zhangliang chromosome 8A, Zo_v1.1, whole genome shotgun sequence genome, CCACCTAGTTTCAGGCCTAAAAAGTAATGCTTGGGCCCTCGTCAAAACCTCCgaagattttattactatttttagtaatttttatttttatgatatttggaGTATTTTGAGTATTTCTAGTATTTATGGATTAGAGTTTGAGTGTTTACACCCTATTTTCACAGCTTAGCCCAATCACAATTTCACAGTCGGGCTTGATCATGTTTTTGTAGCTAGGCTTAGGGCATCCCCAATGCAAGGtttttaaagagatttgtaaaataaaaaagCTGAACAAAAAAGTTATAACCATTGTGGGTGCAAGGTTTGAACTTTATATTTCAAGAGCAATAGTgaaatttcaaaagtatttttttatCTTGAAATTAATGTAATATGTATGTAGTCATGTAATTACatgttattaattagatcatacaaaaattatttagaaCTTTAACTATTGGAgatattttaatagatttttagaACATAAATATGAAATGATGTGATATTTTgagattatataaaaaaaaatttgtagaaTTTTAATCATTGAAGATGCCCGTGATTCCAAGACGGGTCTCGCTTTTCTAGTGGGCACCAATTGAACGAAGGGCTGGATATCAGGAGGGGAATAGTATGTTAGAAAAAACAAAATGTAAAGTAACTATTTAGATTTTAGATGGACGGAGATGACCATCCCAACTGAAGAATTAATTGTTTCAAAATTTACTAACAATTAAGATGAACGAAACATTAACTTCCTCAGCCAGACCCAATTAATATTCTCAAATTGAACAGTTCAGTTCATTTGACAATAGCCTCTCTGCTCGACCGAACCAGACTGTTCAATCTTGTCTGTCAAACTTGACCAAGAAAACCCACAATTGGATAGCCAATTtgataccaaaaaaaaaaaaaactacgagATTAAACTAAAATAATCATATTTTGATAAGAATTTAAACGAGAGCACGACCGACAAAATGTAACGAGTAATTTATTAATCAGTTTCTTTCATTTACTTCCAACCCTCTTCTCCTTCTGATGCAACATTCACCATTCTCGTACGTCCTCCGAACTCCGAAGCGAACACACCAACACTAGTCCTCGCTAAGAAAGCGTCTGTTAGCGCTGTGTTGGACGTCAAAGCAACAGCAAGAAAATCAAGAACCTGAAACAAGAGCAACAAAATTAAAGCAGCATGAATTCTCATACTTGCGAAGTAGTTGCACCCACACAAATTAAAGGCGAAGCGACCAGACTGACCTCCTCTTCAGCTAAGCTCAACTCTGCCATCTTGATTGGATCAAAGATATCCTTGCGAATTGAAATGACTTCCGTGAGGGATAGTGGGGTGACTACGAGTTCGTCGGTGACCATGTACCTTAATTCCTGACAATAGCTTCCATGCGAAGAAATTGTTCCTctgggttgacttttggggtctATAAGTGTTGCCTGATGCGCATGCATGGCATCATAGCCATGTGATTTGCAGATGAAACTCGTGTGGCTTAGTTTGCAGCAGTAGTAACATGTATAATAGATAACTGCCTTCTCCTCCTCCACTCCAATGGCTTGATTCTTGCAGTTGAAATATGGCGCAAGCTTAGGATTAAGCAGTCTCTCTTCGCAGCCTTCAACCATGCAACCTGATGACCGCAAACGCTCTGCACTACCATATAAGTTATTAAGAGATCCAATCCGGAATCGACTGCCCAAGTGCTTCTTCAGAGAACCCAATGGAAATGTGAGAAAACTGAAAATTAAATCAACGAAGTCCTGACTCGCCTCAGCATACAACACCTTGTTACTAGTCAGAGCCATGTTCAATTTGTAgatcttcttctcctcatcaaaCGCCTTTTTTTCAACCGTTTTTTCAATCGAAGGGACTGAAACCTTGGGCGTCGTCATGTTTCCTCCATTGTGCAATAAAACATCAGTTAACGGAGTGTCGGAAATAAGGGACCTTTTAAGAATAAGTAAAACCTGGATGCATTGAAGTTATCAATTGAATTGTCATCATCTATTGAAGTAGAACGACAAGAAATTAGAAGAAAACTTGCCTGTTCTCGTTCAATTTTTACCGATCTCTCTTCCAGATGGTTACAATCACCATTGCCACCCTCATTTAAATTCAAAATGAGCTCCTCAACGGAAGCTATACAAAGAGCTTCCGTAACAACAAATTTATCCCCTTTGACGAATACGCGTTGAAAATTTTCATAATTATCATCATCTCGTTTCAGATCATATGTAATTGCCTTCTTCACGTCATAACCACACTGACATTCGAGGCCTGAGTAATAGCTCAACGAACGATTAAAGCAGCAATAAGATAAGCATATATATAGCTCTCCCATTTCATCAATATTAATCTTAAGTTTCTGGCATTTTATTCCAGATGAGTTCACCGGCTTTGTCAACATCGATCTGCAAGCTTCCGTCGCAAGGCATTTCTCATCAAGCTGCTCGACGCCTTGGTAAAGCTTATCGAAGCAGCCCAGGGACGACTGCTTGTTGAGCAGACGGACGACCGTGCCAACAGGCAGCGTGAGGAAGCTTAGCAGAACATCTACGAAATCTGCGTCCGATTCAACGAAAGCTACGCAGTTCTTGGTCTTGTTTACAAAGACTTTGAGGGTGATTTGCTGCTGATCAATGGCCATATATGTCTAATTAGCTCAGACAACGTCCGTGGGGGAGATTGAGCAGAGCCCTTTGTAGATTTTGTGCGAATATTGTGGTATATTTATGTTCCTTGACGCGGGGACTGCTTAAGGAGTTAACCAAAGAATCTCATGGGACTTTAAAAAATTTTTGGAGTCGCTGTACGTGCTTTGACTGCAATAAttagcatgcagaattctaaGAGTCACTGGTTcactttaaacttttttttttgtctggCCTAATTTTAGAGATAGAtcgtttgtttttttttcttaaataagcataAATCCCTTGATTATTCGGCCTACCCATTGCTCTGGGACTAGATAGTCTCCCTTCCCCGATTGATATATAGGATAAATTTAAAGTACAGTTTATGCAATTTGGAGATTGATTTTTGCTGCGGTTCAATTAGTCCcata contains:
- the LOC122011137 gene encoding uncharacterized protein LOC122011137 gives rise to the protein MAIDQQQITLKVFVNKTKNCVAFVESDADFVDVLLSFLTLPVGTVVRLLNKQSSLGCFDKLYQGVEQLDEKCLATEACRSMLTKPVNSSGIKCQKLKINIDEMGELYICLSYCCFNRSLSYYSGLECQCGYDVKKAITYDLKRDDDNYENFQRVFVKGDKFVVTEALCIASVEELILNLNEGGNGDCNHLEERSVKIEREQVLLILKRSLISDTPLTDVLLHNGGNMTTPKVSVPSIEKTVEKKAFDEEKKIYKLNMALTSNKVLYAEASQDFVDLIFSFLTFPLGSLKKHLGSRFRIGSLNNLYGSAERLRSSGCMVEGCEERLLNPKLAPYFNCKNQAIGVEEEKAVIYYTCYYCCKLSHTSFICKSHGYDAMHAHQATLIDPKSQPRGTISSHGSYCQELRYMVTDELVVTPLSLTEVISIRKDIFDPIKMAELSLAEEEVLDFLAVALTSNTALTDAFLARTSVGVFASEFGGRTRMVNVASEGEEGWK